From Streptomyces sp. NBC_00690, a single genomic window includes:
- a CDS encoding helix-turn-helix transcriptional regulator, with translation MRAARLIKMVLLLQSRPSMTGAELARELEVSERTVTRDALALSEAGVPVYADRGRTGGYRLIGGYRTRLTGLGRSEAEALFLSGLPGALREMGLADAASAARLKVSAALLPSIRDASRSATQRFHLDAPGWYQEPKTPPLLPAVAEAVWDDRRLSVVYRNRKGVEVQRELEPYGLVLKAGIWYLCARVEGSYRVYRIDRFESVGDMTDSEIFVRDEGFDLPEFWTERAAQFARSILRLEIVVRLTEQGAHRLPYVTDRAAAREALAAAGPADPDGRTTVRLPVESPEVAYAQLFALGAEVEVLEPLELREAFAAAARRMVDLYGRS, from the coding sequence ATGCGCGCTGCTCGGCTGATCAAGATGGTGCTGCTCCTTCAGTCCCGACCGTCCATGACGGGCGCCGAACTGGCCCGGGAGCTAGAGGTCTCGGAGCGGACCGTGACCCGGGACGCACTCGCCCTGTCGGAGGCGGGCGTCCCGGTGTACGCGGACCGAGGCCGAACGGGCGGGTACCGGCTGATCGGCGGCTATCGCACCCGATTGACGGGTCTTGGTCGCAGCGAGGCCGAGGCGCTGTTCCTCTCGGGCCTGCCGGGGGCACTGCGCGAGATGGGGTTGGCGGACGCGGCGTCAGCGGCCCGGCTGAAGGTGTCCGCGGCCCTGCTGCCCTCGATCCGTGACGCGTCACGCAGTGCCACGCAGCGCTTCCACCTCGATGCCCCTGGCTGGTACCAGGAACCGAAGACGCCACCGCTGCTCCCGGCGGTCGCCGAGGCGGTGTGGGACGACCGTCGGTTGTCGGTGGTGTACCGCAACCGCAAGGGCGTGGAGGTACAGCGGGAGCTTGAGCCCTATGGCCTCGTCCTCAAAGCGGGGATCTGGTACCTCTGCGCGCGGGTCGAGGGTTCCTACCGGGTGTACCGGATCGACCGCTTCGAGTCCGTCGGAGACATGACGGACAGCGAGATCTTCGTCCGGGACGAGGGGTTCGACCTGCCCGAGTTCTGGACGGAGCGGGCGGCGCAGTTCGCGCGTTCCATCCTGCGTCTGGAGATCGTGGTGCGCCTCACCGAGCAGGGCGCGCATCGACTGCCGTACGTCACGGATCGGGCTGCCGCCCGGGAGGCCCTGGCTGCGGCGGGGCCTGCCGATCCCGATGGTCGGACGACCGTACGGCTGCCCGTGGAGTCCCCCGAGGTGGCGTACGCCCAACTGTTCGCGCTGGGGGCGGAGGTGGAAGTGCTGGAGCCTCTTGAGCTGCGCGAGGCGTTCGCCGCGGCGGCGCGGCGGATGGTCGATCTCTACGGGCGGTCTTGA
- a CDS encoding SDR family oxidoreductase, with translation MTTKNTAADAPPLTGRIALVAGATRGAGRAIAVQLGQQGATVYVTGRTTRERVSEMGRPTETIEETAELVDAAGGTGIAVPTDHLQVEQVRDLVTRIEREQGRLDILVNDIWGGNALLDFDTRMWDIDLDRGLRMIDLGVRSHIITSSVALPLLVRRPGGLVIEVTDGTARTNEGFRENFYYDLAKNTPIRMAFVLGEELKAVGGTAVAVTPGFIRSEEMLDTFGLTEENWREGTEAQPHWSLSESPLYLGRGVAALAADPERARWNGQSLDSGQLAKEYDLTDADGSRPDVWSYILAERAGGSPDTADYR, from the coding sequence ATGACGACGAAGAACACAGCAGCGGACGCACCCCCGCTCACCGGGCGGATCGCTCTGGTCGCCGGGGCTACTCGGGGCGCCGGCCGGGCCATCGCCGTGCAACTCGGACAGCAGGGCGCGACCGTCTACGTCACTGGACGCACGACCCGCGAACGGGTCAGCGAGATGGGCCGACCGACGGAGACCATCGAGGAGACGGCCGAACTGGTGGACGCCGCGGGCGGCACGGGAATCGCGGTGCCCACCGACCACCTCCAGGTGGAACAGGTCAGGGACCTCGTCACCCGGATCGAACGCGAGCAGGGCCGGCTCGACATCCTCGTCAACGACATCTGGGGCGGCAACGCGCTGCTCGACTTCGACACCCGGATGTGGGACATCGACCTCGACCGTGGACTACGGATGATCGATCTGGGGGTCCGCAGTCACATCATCACCAGCAGCGTGGCACTGCCCCTGCTGGTCCGCAGGCCGGGCGGGCTCGTCATCGAGGTCACCGACGGCACCGCCCGGACCAACGAGGGCTTCCGCGAGAACTTCTACTACGACCTGGCCAAGAACACGCCCATCCGCATGGCCTTCGTCCTGGGCGAGGAGTTGAAGGCGGTCGGTGGCACGGCGGTCGCGGTCACCCCGGGGTTCATCCGCTCCGAGGAGATGCTCGACACCTTCGGCCTCACCGAGGAGAACTGGCGCGAGGGCACCGAGGCCCAGCCGCACTGGTCGCTCTCGGAATCGCCCCTCTATCTGGGCCGTGGAGTCGCCGCGCTCGCCGCTGACCCCGAGCGCGCCCGGTGGAACGGACAGTCCCTCGACAGCGGACAACTGGCCAAGGAGTACGACCTCACGGACGCCGACGGCAGCAGGCCGGACGTCTGGAGCTACATCCTCGCTGAGCGCGCCGGAGGCTCCCCGGACACGGCCGACTACCGGTAG
- a CDS encoding DUF4240 domain-containing protein — translation MDETEFWEIVDSTREAAEGDPEDHADLLVERLMQLDPDSVLDFARHFEARYNRAYTWELWGAAALLLGGASDDAFDYFRCWLIGQGREVFEGAVHEPDELAELLEDFDDDIDGDGEELGYAADEAYEQLTGVVAPDLGIPPQPAEPLGSAFNLDDDAGLARRFPRLWERFGTD, via the coding sequence ATGGACGAGACGGAGTTCTGGGAGATCGTCGACAGCACCCGCGAGGCCGCCGAAGGCGACCCCGAAGACCATGCCGACCTGCTGGTGGAACGGCTGATGCAGCTCGACCCCGACTCCGTGCTGGACTTCGCCCGCCACTTCGAGGCCCGCTACAACCGGGCGTACACCTGGGAGCTGTGGGGAGCCGCCGCCTTGCTGCTGGGCGGGGCCAGCGACGATGCCTTCGACTACTTCCGCTGCTGGCTGATCGGCCAGGGCAGGGAGGTCTTCGAAGGCGCGGTGCACGAGCCGGACGAGCTGGCCGAACTCCTCGAAGACTTCGACGACGACATCGACGGGGACGGCGAGGAACTGGGGTACGCGGCGGACGAGGCATATGAGCAGCTGACCGGCGTCGTCGCACCGGACCTGGGGATTCCGCCCCAGCCAGCGGAACCGCTGGGGTCGGCGTTCAACCTCGACGACGATGCCGGGCTGGCCCGCCGCTTCCCCCGGTTGTGGGAGCGGTTCGGCACGGACTGA
- a CDS encoding GNAT family N-acetyltransferase, whose translation MPESHIRPALLADDASLTALDVETWSTLHAVTPRPLPPYDSFFDSNHRPQDYLVAEEVATPKDEHDGEMGVPPSAGGAGGPVIGYLRLVPPTSLAANQHVRQIQGLAVSPKARGRGVARALLRAACRQAREQGAVRITLRVLGHNTPARALYESEGFTVEGVLPEEFFLGGRYVDDVFMGRTLRSDTA comes from the coding sequence ATGCCCGAGTCGCACATACGCCCCGCCCTGCTCGCCGATGACGCCTCCCTCACCGCTCTCGACGTGGAGACCTGGTCGACCCTGCACGCCGTGACCCCGCGGCCCCTGCCTCCGTACGACTCCTTCTTCGACTCCAACCACCGTCCGCAGGACTACCTCGTCGCGGAAGAGGTGGCGACACCGAAGGACGAGCACGACGGGGAGATGGGAGTGCCGCCGTCGGCGGGTGGCGCGGGCGGTCCGGTCATCGGCTACCTCCGGCTTGTGCCGCCGACCTCTCTCGCCGCCAATCAGCACGTGCGCCAGATACAGGGGCTCGCCGTCTCTCCGAAGGCACGGGGCCGCGGAGTGGCCCGGGCGCTGTTGCGGGCGGCTTGTCGCCAAGCGAGGGAGCAGGGAGCCGTGCGGATCACGCTGCGGGTGCTGGGACACAACACGCCCGCCCGCGCGCTCTATGAGTCCGAGGGCTTCACGGTGGAGGGAGTGCTGCCTGAGGAGTTCTTCCTCGGCGGCCGGTACGTCGACGACGTGTTCATGGGCCGCACCCTGCGTTCGGACACCGCCTAG
- a CDS encoding TIGR01777 family oxidoreductase, translated as MRIAVTGSSGLIGGALVRSLRADGHEVVRVVRRPSRSGNEVEWQPNRQYVDVAGLVGCEAVVNLAGAGIGDHRWTDAYRKEIRDSRVLGTAALAEAVASLDTPPRVLLNGSAVGYYGDTGDRAVDENAPPGDGFLPEVCVEWEEAAAPAQEAGVRTAFARTGLVVAREGGAWARMFPLFKAGLGGRLGDGRQYWSFISLHDEVAALRHILDTDALSGPVNCTAPDPLTNREITAAMGRVLHRPTLFAVPAVALKVVLGDMAGDVLGSQRAVPAKLLDSGFSFAFPGIDAAIGAALR; from the coding sequence ATGCGTATCGCGGTCACCGGCTCTTCCGGACTCATCGGCGGCGCCCTGGTGCGCTCACTGCGCGCGGACGGGCACGAGGTGGTGCGTGTGGTGCGCCGCCCCTCCCGGTCCGGGAACGAGGTGGAGTGGCAGCCGAACCGTCAGTACGTCGACGTTGCGGGTCTGGTGGGGTGCGAGGCGGTGGTGAACCTGGCGGGCGCGGGAATCGGCGACCACCGCTGGACCGACGCGTACCGCAAGGAGATCAGGGACAGCCGGGTGCTGGGCACGGCGGCGCTGGCGGAGGCCGTGGCCTCCCTGGACACGCCGCCGCGGGTGCTGCTCAACGGCAGCGCGGTCGGCTACTACGGCGACACCGGCGACCGGGCGGTGGACGAGAACGCTCCGCCGGGCGACGGATTCCTGCCCGAGGTGTGCGTGGAGTGGGAGGAGGCCGCGGCCCCGGCCCAGGAGGCGGGGGTGCGGACCGCGTTCGCCCGCACCGGGCTGGTGGTCGCTCGCGAAGGCGGCGCCTGGGCGCGGATGTTCCCGCTGTTCAAGGCCGGACTCGGTGGCAGGCTGGGCGACGGCCGCCAGTACTGGAGCTTCATCTCCCTGCACGACGAAGTGGCCGCGCTGCGCCACATCCTGGACACGGACGCACTGTCCGGTCCGGTGAACTGCACAGCCCCGGATCCGCTGACCAATCGCGAGATCACCGCGGCCATGGGGCGCGTACTGCACCGACCGACCCTGTTCGCGGTGCCCGCGGTGGCGCTGAAGGTGGTGCTCGGGGACATGGCGGGCGATGTGCTCGGCAGTCAGCGTGCCGTGCCGGCGAAGTTGTTGGACTCGGGGTTCTCCTTCGCGTTCCCGGGGATCGACGCGGCCATCGGGGCAGCGCTGCGCTAG
- a CDS encoding ATP-binding protein — protein MRQKQQKIFPSSGKIGRLAALEGELLRGMQEARRGRPLKKLDPELKPEIAAWAIRLREFYTILNMTLVELEQHLGVTPATLSRYLNGERLPEIAFLARLDAAVESKTGRALRPEVVCSVREQYYAACAVREPRRHQVYVLQDALKEAEGRATEAERTVWELRTELQAEKKLRGAAETSLRALREHADRATEIGAVHKELEEAAAERDRLGALVQLHLEELAHALKTQQLIEDARVRTEFALRKAELELEAELERHWTAVQAVRTNRTSSDPGPARGWWRRSRPKPGGGPQEERRAGGRGRPAPVEPAVSEPDPPDARELMNDLFVNLSRRNQLLIKRQLSLISTLESREVDPDQLSSLFTLDHLATRIRRNGENLLVLAGAEAGREMVGPVPLVDVLKDAASAIEEYERIELESVPVAEVTGRAVNDLVHLFGELLENATSFSSPQYRVKVTGHDLPDGRLLVQIQDKGVGLSPGDLGEINDRLASPPTVDVSVSRRLGLLVVGRLSVRHGTRVQLRPGDSGGTIALVMLPGHALEGREGFMTAPPFVPGPHGQGRRTRQKPREGL, from the coding sequence TTGCGCCAGAAGCAACAAAAGATCTTCCCGTCGTCCGGGAAGATTGGTCGACTGGCAGCGCTGGAAGGGGAGTTGTTGCGGGGGATGCAAGAAGCACGCCGAGGACGGCCGCTCAAGAAGCTGGACCCGGAGCTCAAACCGGAGATCGCCGCCTGGGCGATCAGACTGCGCGAGTTCTACACGATCCTGAACATGACGCTGGTCGAGCTGGAGCAGCACCTGGGCGTGACACCGGCGACGCTGTCCCGCTATCTGAACGGTGAGCGGCTCCCCGAGATCGCCTTCCTGGCCCGCCTGGACGCGGCGGTGGAGAGCAAGACCGGCCGGGCACTGCGGCCGGAGGTCGTCTGTTCCGTCCGGGAGCAGTACTACGCGGCCTGCGCGGTACGGGAACCGCGGCGGCACCAGGTGTACGTACTTCAGGACGCGCTCAAGGAGGCCGAGGGCAGGGCGACGGAAGCCGAGCGGACCGTATGGGAACTGCGCACCGAGCTCCAGGCCGAGAAGAAGCTGCGGGGCGCGGCCGAGACAAGCCTGCGGGCACTGAGGGAGCACGCCGACCGGGCCACCGAGATCGGGGCCGTACACAAGGAACTCGAAGAGGCCGCCGCCGAACGGGACCGGCTCGGCGCACTCGTCCAGCTCCATCTGGAGGAGTTGGCGCACGCACTGAAGACACAGCAGCTCATCGAAGACGCGCGGGTTCGAACGGAGTTCGCGTTACGGAAGGCCGAACTGGAACTGGAGGCGGAGTTGGAGCGGCACTGGACAGCGGTACAAGCGGTACGGACGAATCGAACCTCCTCGGATCCTGGACCGGCGCGCGGCTGGTGGCGTCGGTCCAGGCCGAAGCCGGGAGGCGGCCCGCAGGAGGAGCGTCGAGCCGGGGGGCGAGGGCGGCCGGCCCCGGTGGAGCCCGCAGTGAGCGAGCCTGATCCACCCGATGCGCGGGAACTCATGAACGACCTGTTCGTCAATCTCTCCCGCCGCAATCAGCTGCTGATCAAACGCCAGCTCTCGCTGATCTCCACGCTGGAGTCGAGGGAAGTCGATCCGGACCAGTTGTCGTCACTGTTCACGTTGGACCACCTGGCGACCCGGATACGCCGCAACGGGGAGAACCTCCTTGTCCTCGCAGGTGCGGAAGCAGGCCGCGAGATGGTCGGGCCGGTGCCCCTGGTGGATGTGCTCAAGGACGCGGCGTCCGCGATCGAGGAGTACGAGCGCATCGAACTGGAATCGGTGCCGGTGGCAGAGGTCACGGGCCGGGCCGTCAACGACCTCGTACACCTCTTCGGTGAACTACTGGAGAACGCCACCTCGTTCTCCTCCCCGCAGTACCGGGTCAAGGTCACGGGCCACGATCTTCCCGACGGACGGCTCCTGGTCCAGATCCAGGACAAGGGCGTGGGGCTGTCGCCCGGGGACCTCGGCGAGATCAACGACCGGCTGGCCTCGCCACCGACGGTGGACGTCTCGGTCTCCCGCCGCCTCGGCCTCCTGGTGGTGGGCCGGCTCTCCGTGCGCCACGGCACCCGGGTCCAACTGCGTCCCGGCGATTCCGGCGGAACGATCGCGCTGGTCATGCTGCCGGGTCATGCACTGGAGGGCCGTGAGGGGTTTATGACCGCCCCGCCCTTCGTGCCGGGACCCCACGGTCAGGGCCGGCGAACCCGACAGAAGCCGAGGGAGGGTCTCTAG
- a CDS encoding NAD(P)/FAD-dependent oxidoreductase, translating into MLISTAHHKDHADVIVVGAGVAGLSAAHRLISAGLSVSVLEAAPRPGGRMATEEVDGFRLDRIGQLLSTSYPGLSDQNGTTDVELRSFAPGVLVHAGGRLHRMGETVRRPGQPGSARGALTVARALASAPRPLDEARLAAWLTRLAGTSTARLAARPERTALASSSSRGLPARTLDGFLRPLLSALLCDPELTTSSRSADLVLRDFARGRLAVPAGGAATLPEHLAATLPPGTLLTGVQVKEASINRVSTEEYGELTCRALVVATGAQEAARLLPGLRVPPFHQVTVVHHTAPSAPPTGASLVLDSERIGPVAHTAVMSEVDPSRAPEGRVLITSTVLGPPPPQLEQSVRGQLTRLYGIPTDDWEVLAVHHSPQAVPAMPPPHDLHRPVRVLAGLYVCGDHRTTSTVWGAMYSARRVTDAILQDFAVRRPGLPPLPAAA; encoded by the coding sequence GTGCTCATCAGCACCGCTCACCACAAGGACCATGCGGACGTCATCGTCGTCGGAGCCGGGGTCGCTGGACTCTCGGCCGCCCACCGGCTGATCAGCGCAGGACTCAGTGTCAGTGTGCTCGAAGCCGCTCCGCGGCCGGGTGGGCGCATGGCCACGGAGGAGGTCGACGGCTTCCGCCTCGACCGGATCGGACAGTTGCTCAGCACCTCGTACCCGGGCCTGTCGGACCAGAACGGCACCACGGACGTCGAGCTGCGGTCCTTCGCTCCCGGTGTGCTGGTCCATGCCGGGGGACGGCTGCACCGCATGGGCGAGACCGTCCGCAGACCAGGTCAACCGGGGAGCGCACGGGGCGCACTGACCGTGGCGAGAGCCCTTGCAAGCGCTCCCAGGCCCTTGGACGAAGCCCGGCTGGCCGCCTGGCTCACCAGACTCGCCGGCACCTCGACCGCGCGGCTCGCGGCCCGGCCTGAGCGGACCGCGCTCGCCTCGTCGTCGAGCCGGGGGCTACCGGCCCGTACCCTCGATGGATTTCTCCGGCCCCTGTTGTCGGCGTTGCTCTGCGATCCGGAGCTGACCACGTCGAGCCGCAGCGCCGATCTGGTGCTGCGGGACTTCGCCCGCGGCCGGCTCGCCGTCCCCGCGGGCGGTGCGGCAACCCTGCCGGAACACCTCGCGGCGACACTGCCCCCCGGCACCCTCCTGACGGGCGTACAGGTCAAGGAGGCATCCATCAACCGGGTCAGCACCGAGGAGTACGGCGAACTCACCTGCCGCGCCCTCGTCGTGGCCACCGGTGCGCAGGAGGCCGCCAGACTGCTGCCGGGGCTGCGGGTGCCCCCGTTCCACCAGGTGACCGTGGTGCACCACACAGCGCCCTCGGCACCACCGACGGGGGCTTCGCTGGTCCTCGACTCGGAACGGATCGGTCCGGTCGCACACACCGCGGTGATGAGCGAGGTCGACCCTTCCCGGGCCCCCGAGGGGCGGGTACTGATCACCTCCACCGTGCTGGGGCCGCCCCCGCCGCAGTTGGAGCAGTCCGTGCGGGGACAGCTGACCCGGCTCTACGGCATCCCCACGGACGACTGGGAGGTGCTCGCCGTGCACCACAGTCCGCAGGCGGTGCCGGCGATGCCCCCACCGCACGACCTCCATCGGCCGGTACGGGTGCTGGCGGGGCTCTACGTCTGCGGCGACCACCGCACCACCAGCACGGTCTGGGGGGCGATGTACTCGGCCCGAAGGGTGACGGACGCGATCCTCCAGGACTTCGCCGTGCGCCGTCCTGGATTGCCGCCGCTGCCCGCCGCCGCCTGA
- a CDS encoding regulator, whose product MTERPSQRIPNRQLAALIAEAGFSNAGLARRVDQLGLEHGLDLRYDKTSVTRWLRGQQPRGTTPALIAEVFTRRLGRRLSAQDLGLDACAPVYAGLEFAATPEEAVDIVSGLWRKDSGSHGELRKIAFTPAGLVVPSRDWLIGRPDERVGRSESGPIGVRVPHQAGPGVLPRQRAFDRTDRGPGQRVSSGDIAALRSVGELFRTLDHAYGGGHARQALVRYLEHEAEPMLRGSYGEATGRRLFGAVADLTRLAGWTSYDIAAHGLAQRYFVQALRLAQAAGDRAYGAYVLVAMSRQAIYLGHGREAVQLTRVAQQGVGHSAPPAVQALLHAVEARGHGVLGDGRACAASLVRAERALEAARSGDEVPHWARFFDEAQLADEFGHCHRDLQQYRQAVQHAERSLQLRPAGLARSRLFCRVVLASARLGLGELDQACALGAEAAQQASEMRSARATEYVRDFERRLEPYRDAAAVRNYRDRVAAYG is encoded by the coding sequence ATGACGGAACGACCCTCGCAGCGCATCCCCAACCGCCAGCTTGCCGCACTCATCGCAGAAGCCGGATTCTCCAATGCGGGACTCGCCCGCCGAGTGGATCAGTTAGGTCTTGAGCACGGCCTCGACCTCCGCTACGACAAGACGTCCGTCACTCGCTGGCTCCGTGGCCAGCAGCCACGCGGCACCACGCCCGCCCTCATCGCCGAAGTCTTCACCCGGCGACTCGGTCGACGCCTTTCCGCGCAAGACCTCGGGCTCGACGCCTGTGCCCCCGTCTACGCCGGACTGGAGTTCGCGGCCACCCCCGAGGAAGCCGTCGACATCGTCAGCGGACTGTGGCGCAAGGACTCGGGCAGTCACGGGGAACTGCGCAAGATCGCATTCACCCCCGCCGGGCTCGTGGTGCCGAGCCGGGATTGGCTCATCGGTCGACCGGACGAGCGGGTCGGTCGCTCCGAGAGCGGCCCCATCGGCGTACGGGTCCCCCATCAGGCGGGCCCGGGCGTCCTGCCCCGTCAGCGGGCCTTCGACCGCACCGATCGGGGACCGGGGCAGCGGGTCTCCAGCGGCGACATCGCGGCCCTGCGCTCGGTGGGGGAGTTGTTCCGCACCCTCGACCACGCCTACGGAGGCGGGCACGCCAGACAGGCCCTCGTCCGCTATCTGGAGCACGAGGCCGAGCCGATGCTCCGCGGCAGCTACGGCGAGGCGACCGGGCGCAGGCTCTTCGGCGCCGTCGCCGACCTCACCCGGCTCGCCGGCTGGACGTCGTACGACATCGCCGCCCACGGCCTCGCCCAGCGGTACTTCGTCCAAGCCCTGCGTCTCGCCCAGGCGGCGGGGGACCGGGCGTACGGCGCCTATGTGCTGGTCGCCATGAGTCGGCAGGCGATCTATCTGGGTCATGGCCGTGAGGCGGTTCAGCTGACCAGGGTCGCCCAACAGGGGGTGGGTCACTCGGCGCCACCGGCGGTCCAGGCACTCCTGCACGCCGTCGAGGCACGTGGTCACGGTGTGCTCGGCGACGGACGGGCCTGTGCCGCCTCGCTCGTCCGGGCCGAGAGGGCGTTGGAAGCGGCGCGCTCGGGGGACGAGGTGCCGCACTGGGCGCGGTTCTTCGACGAGGCGCAGTTGGCCGACGAGTTCGGACACTGCCACCGCGACCTCCAGCAGTACCGGCAGGCCGTGCAGCACGCGGAGCGCTCCCTCCAACTGCGTCCGGCCGGTCTGGCCCGCAGCAGGCTGTTCTGCCGGGTGGTGCTGGCCTCCGCCAGGTTGGGGCTCGGAGAGCTGGACCAAGCCTGTGCGCTGGGCGCGGAGGCGGCCCAGCAGGCGTCGGAGATGAGGTCCGCGCGGGCCACGGAGTACGTGCGGGACTTCGAGCGGCGGTTGGAGCCCTACCGGGATGCCGCAGCCGTGCGGAACTACCGCGACCGGGTCGCCGCCTACGGGTGA
- the lipB gene encoding lipoyl(octanoyl) transferase LipB, producing the protein MSELRFVRLGFGAEAVEYQEAWQKQREVHAQRFEDEIPDTCLLLEHPPVYTAGRRTLDSERPLDGTPVIDVDRGGKITWHGPGQLVGYPIMKLPRPVDVVAHVRRLEDALIRACAEFGVQTSRVEGRSGVWVLGDPVEDRPAIGGLSLDFDPRLHDDEFDPRLNGPEYAPSNAGQRREDRKLAAIGIRIAKGVSMHGFALNVNPDNTWFDRIVPCGIRDAGVASLATELGRDISVAEVLPVVERHLREVLETAEPAPRTVGSEV; encoded by the coding sequence GTGAGTGAGCTGCGGTTCGTCCGGCTGGGCTTTGGCGCCGAGGCGGTGGAGTACCAGGAGGCGTGGCAGAAGCAGCGCGAGGTGCACGCCCAACGCTTCGAGGACGAGATCCCGGACACCTGTCTGCTGCTGGAGCACCCCCCGGTCTACACCGCGGGGCGCCGCACGCTCGACAGCGAGCGCCCCTTGGACGGCACTCCGGTGATCGACGTCGACCGGGGCGGAAAGATCACCTGGCACGGGCCGGGGCAGCTGGTGGGCTACCCCATCATGAAGCTGCCGCGACCGGTGGACGTCGTGGCCCATGTGCGTCGCCTTGAGGACGCGCTGATCCGCGCCTGCGCGGAGTTCGGTGTGCAGACGAGTCGCGTGGAGGGCCGCAGCGGTGTGTGGGTGCTGGGGGATCCCGTCGAGGACCGTCCGGCGATCGGCGGTCTGTCGCTCGACTTCGACCCACGGCTGCACGACGACGAGTTCGACCCGCGCCTGAACGGCCCCGAGTACGCCCCGTCCAACGCGGGCCAGCGTCGTGAGGACCGCAAGCTGGCGGCCATCGGCATCCGCATCGCCAAGGGTGTCTCCATGCACGGCTTCGCCCTCAATGTGAATCCGGACAACACCTGGTTCGACCGGATCGTGCCGTGCGGCATCCGGGACGCGGGCGTGGCTTCGCTCGCGACGGAACTCGGCCGGGACATCTCCGTCGCCGAAGTACTTCCGGTGGTGGAACGGCATCTGAGGGAGGTCCTGGAGACGGCCGAGCCGGCTCCGCGGACGGTCGGGAGTGAAGTCTGA
- the lipA gene encoding lipoyl synthase, with translation MSAVAPDGRKMLRLEVRNSQTPIERKPEWIKTRAKMGPEYTKMQQLVKSEGLHTVCQEAGCPNIYECWEDREATFLIGGDQCTRRCDFCQIDTGKPQALDRDEPRRVGESVVTMDLNYATITGVARDDLEDGGAWLYAETVRQIHAMTAERESGQTKVELLIPDFNAVPEQLAEVFSSRPEVLAHNVETVPRIFKRIRPGFRYERSLEVITRAREAGLVTKSNLILGMGEERAEVSEALRQLHAAGCELITITQYLRPSVRHHPVERWVKPHEFVELKDEADEIGFSGVMSGPLVRSSYRAGRLFGQAMERRSRAAV, from the coding sequence GTGTCCGCTGTCGCACCCGACGGACGCAAGATGCTGCGCCTGGAGGTCCGGAACAGCCAGACCCCCATCGAGCGCAAGCCCGAGTGGATCAAGACCCGGGCGAAGATGGGTCCCGAGTACACGAAAATGCAGCAGCTCGTCAAAAGCGAGGGCCTGCACACCGTGTGCCAGGAGGCCGGCTGTCCCAATATCTATGAGTGCTGGGAGGACCGCGAGGCGACCTTCCTCATCGGTGGCGACCAGTGCACCCGACGTTGCGACTTCTGCCAGATCGACACGGGCAAGCCGCAGGCGCTCGACCGTGACGAGCCGCGTCGAGTGGGCGAGTCCGTCGTCACGATGGACCTGAACTACGCCACCATCACCGGTGTCGCCCGTGACGACCTGGAGGACGGCGGAGCCTGGCTCTACGCCGAGACCGTGCGCCAGATCCATGCGATGACGGCGGAGCGGGAGAGCGGGCAGACCAAGGTCGAGCTGCTGATCCCCGACTTCAACGCGGTCCCCGAGCAACTGGCGGAGGTCTTCTCCTCTCGCCCCGAGGTGCTCGCCCACAATGTCGAGACCGTGCCGCGGATCTTCAAGCGCATCCGTCCCGGTTTCCGCTACGAGCGCTCGTTGGAGGTCATCACGCGCGCCCGTGAGGCGGGGCTGGTGACCAAGTCCAATCTGATCCTGGGCATGGGCGAGGAGCGGGCAGAGGTCAGCGAGGCACTGCGCCAGCTGCACGCGGCCGGCTGCGAGCTGATAACGATCACGCAGTACCTGCGGCCTTCGGTGCGCCACCACCCGGTGGAGCGCTGGGTGAAGCCGCACGAGTTCGTGGAGCTGAAGGACGAGGCCGATGAGATCGGCTTCTCCGGCGTGATGTCGGGGCCGCTGGTGCGCTCGTCGTACCGGGCGGGCAGGCTCTTCGGCCAGGCCATGGAGCGGCGGAGTCGAGCGGCAGTGTAG
- a CDS encoding SCO2195 family GlnR-regulated protein produces MQAAPVRPVHATTLPSVTDALRTVESLLLGRGHRTARRNAWTSVLEDRRRAKDRVETQHVLEAVAGRASQAT; encoded by the coding sequence ATGCAGGCCGCGCCGGTACGTCCCGTGCACGCAACCACTCTTCCGTCCGTCACCGACGCGCTGCGCACCGTGGAGTCACTGCTCCTGGGGCGCGGGCACCGCACGGCGCGGCGCAATGCCTGGACATCGGTCCTGGAGGACCGCCGTCGGGCCAAGGACCGGGTCGAAACCCAGCATGTGCTGGAGGCCGTGGCTGGTCGCGCTTCCCAAGCCACGTAA